From the genome of Halostella limicola, one region includes:
- a CDS encoding NAD(P)-dependent oxidoreductase: MQGLTFGCFAFGRKAAAAADRAATLGFNVVAHDPYVDDSDLRSRGIEPVSFDDLIGRSDVLSLHAPLTEETEGVINADQFERLPEDAILINTARGEIVDEDDLVEALDKGTLSGAGLDVLAVEPPQSENPLLGRDDTIVTPHAAWYSDEALERVRNRGTKNAIAALRGEATEGIVNPDSLEHR, encoded by the coding sequence ATCCAAGGACTCACGTTCGGATGTTTCGCCTTTGGACGGAAGGCAGCAGCGGCAGCCGACCGAGCCGCAACTCTCGGATTTAATGTGGTGGCCCATGACCCGTATGTCGACGACTCAGATCTACGGAGCAGAGGGATTGAACCCGTCTCATTCGACGATCTCATCGGCAGAAGCGATGTCCTCTCACTGCACGCGCCGTTAACTGAAGAGACTGAAGGCGTTATCAATGCGGACCAATTTGAGCGGCTACCTGAGGATGCAATCCTGATCAATACTGCCCGCGGCGAGATAGTCGATGAGGACGACCTAGTTGAGGCATTGGACAAAGGGACGCTGTCTGGAGCAGGACTTGATGTGCTAGCGGTGGAGCCACCACAATCTGAGAATCCTCTCCTCGGTCGAGATGATACCATCGTGACCCCGCATGCAGCCTGGTACTCTGATGAGGCGTTAGAACGAGTCCGTAACCGGGGGACTAAGAATGCTATCGCAGCACTGCGTGGTGAGGCTACTGAGGGCATCGTTAATCCCGACTCTTTAGAACACCGCTGA
- a CDS encoding acyl-CoA synthetase translates to MVSPPTPEAYRFDRQEWTSFDSLREAFEWDVPEVFNLATYVCDRWTAQQDRTAVHATTRDGAKVDLTFRDLQSASNSLASYLHRQGIEKGDRIAISGSQRPETLIANLATWKLGAVSVPVSVLLGPDGLRNRLNDAAPSGILAYADNVNAYREVAPLIKSLRVQLTGDEINATDPEVPLKEAIATGSGDFETSTTVPDDPAIIFYTSGTTGAPKGVVHGHGSLLGVLPASLTLHDLVIDETEVYRAVSELSWVQSLFDVVLPGLFYGIPVVLHDRNGFTPEQEFALIDEYDITVQWVPPTALRLMREEEELAEQFDLSSVRVIGSGGTALSDSLVDWAEKTFSHAVVHEAYGQTEAPAGIGDCTVLGVPHRKGRIGRPSPGFEVAVLDPETGDVLDEPGKIGELAIHTDTPLCFTEYLNRPEATAAKVTEEGWLRCEDLVSIDSDGYVAFHGRADDVIISAGYRIGPAEVEDAVTSHEAVRDAGVIGIPDDLRDEVPKAFVMVYDGISPSNQLAGEIESHVRSQLAKYEYPREIEFTDELPRTTTGKIRRGALREREGLD, encoded by the coding sequence ATGGTATCTCCGCCGACACCTGAAGCCTACCGTTTTGACCGACAGGAATGGACAAGTTTTGACTCTCTCCGGGAAGCTTTCGAATGGGATGTCCCCGAGGTCTTTAATCTGGCAACATATGTCTGCGATCGATGGACAGCCCAACAGGATCGAACTGCAGTCCATGCAACTACCAGAGACGGAGCGAAAGTCGATCTAACATTTAGAGACCTCCAATCGGCGTCAAATAGCTTAGCAAGCTATCTCCATAGACAGGGAATCGAGAAAGGAGATCGGATCGCCATCAGCGGGTCACAACGTCCGGAAACACTTATTGCCAATCTAGCGACTTGGAAACTCGGAGCAGTCTCGGTTCCAGTGAGTGTACTACTTGGACCAGACGGCCTGCGTAACCGCCTTAACGATGCAGCTCCGTCAGGGATACTCGCTTACGCCGACAACGTAAACGCGTACCGTGAGGTAGCCCCATTGATTAAATCGCTCCGTGTTCAATTGACTGGAGATGAGATTAACGCAACCGACCCAGAAGTGCCTCTGAAAGAGGCAATCGCCACTGGATCTGGTGATTTCGAGACGAGTACAACTGTCCCTGACGATCCAGCTATTATATTTTACACCAGTGGGACAACAGGAGCGCCAAAAGGTGTCGTACATGGACACGGATCTCTACTCGGAGTGCTACCTGCCTCGCTAACCCTACATGATCTTGTTATCGACGAAACAGAGGTTTACCGCGCCGTCTCAGAGCTGTCTTGGGTTCAGTCCCTTTTTGATGTCGTGCTCCCAGGTCTGTTCTACGGAATTCCAGTAGTCCTCCACGATCGGAACGGATTCACTCCAGAACAGGAGTTTGCCCTTATTGACGAGTATGACATCACCGTTCAGTGGGTCCCGCCGACGGCGCTCCGTCTAATGCGAGAAGAGGAGGAGCTGGCTGAACAATTTGACCTCTCCTCGGTCCGTGTCATAGGCAGTGGCGGCACGGCACTCAGCGATAGCCTCGTTGATTGGGCCGAAAAAACCTTCTCACACGCTGTCGTCCACGAAGCCTATGGTCAGACGGAAGCCCCAGCGGGAATCGGTGACTGCACAGTCCTTGGAGTCCCCCATCGCAAAGGACGCATAGGTCGTCCATCACCCGGATTTGAGGTGGCGGTTCTCGATCCGGAGACAGGTGATGTCCTCGACGAACCAGGCAAGATAGGCGAACTGGCAATCCATACTGATACACCTCTCTGCTTTACTGAGTATCTGAATCGGCCTGAGGCGACAGCGGCGAAAGTGACGGAAGAGGGTTGGCTTCGTTGCGAGGATCTTGTTTCCATTGATTCAGACGGCTACGTGGCTTTCCACGGACGGGCTGATGATGTCATCATTAGCGCTGGCTACCGTATCGGACCAGCGGAAGTCGAAGACGCTGTCACCAGTCACGAGGCAGTCCGCGACGCCGGCGTCATTGGTATTCCTGACGACCTCCGGGACGAAGTTCCGAAAGCCTTCGTTATGGTTTATGACGGCATCAGCCCCTCAAATCAACTTGCGGGTGAAATTGAGTCACACGTACGATCCCAACTTGCCAAGTACGAGTACCCTCGAGAAATAGAGTTCACAGACGAACTCCCTCGGACGACAACGGGAAAGATCCGCCGTGGTGCTCTCCGGGAGCGGGAAGGACTGGACTGA
- a CDS encoding MarR family transcriptional regulator, whose product MSIDRDTFENTSEDELEELSVPNQVLGFLDANEDRAFKAREIASQIGVDEGAVSTALSRLKDRNLVEHKATYWAITDDAERLDGYSGYERATALFNEQLGTEDEESWREHAPSEPHPSVEDER is encoded by the coding sequence ATGTCCATCGACCGAGATACCTTTGAGAATACGAGCGAGGACGAGCTTGAAGAACTCTCCGTGCCTAATCAAGTCCTCGGGTTTCTCGACGCCAACGAAGATCGCGCGTTCAAGGCTCGCGAAATCGCCTCCCAGATCGGCGTCGACGAGGGCGCAGTTAGCACTGCGCTCTCCCGACTAAAGGATCGCAACCTCGTTGAACACAAGGCTACGTACTGGGCAATAACCGACGATGCCGAGCGGCTTGACGGATACAGTGGGTACGAACGCGCGACCGCACTGTTCAACGAGCAACTCGGTACAGAGGACGAGGAGTCCTGGCGGGAACACGCACCCAGCGAGCCGCACCCCAGTGTCGAGGACGAACGGTGA
- a CDS encoding SDR family NAD(P)-dependent oxidoreductase: protein MVGTANYDFSDSSVIVTGSTRGIGRGIAEAFYESGANVLVNSRSEDSVKETTDEIESLETAPHINESGSVIGVPADMGESAEVKAMVETAIDEFETVDILVNNAAVWPEEESMVEASLDDWNYTMDVNVRSQYQTSKLIADHMKKEGIDGAIVNVTSQTADRRSGRGRLYSVSNTAVNGLTWRMAHELASDGIRMNAVSTDITHTSQVHYQAEQIAGDDPDQTAESVLNEWGNERPMGRLGQPSDVADGVLFLTSDRASYVTGTILRVSGGGNLQ from the coding sequence ATGGTTGGAACAGCCAATTATGATTTCAGTGACAGCTCCGTCATTGTAACTGGCTCGACTCGCGGTATTGGACGAGGAATCGCAGAAGCTTTCTATGAATCAGGTGCGAACGTTCTGGTTAATTCACGTAGTGAAGATTCCGTCAAAGAGACAACAGACGAAATCGAATCATTAGAGACTGCCCCCCACATCAATGAATCCGGCTCCGTGATTGGTGTTCCAGCAGATATGGGAGAGTCAGCCGAGGTCAAAGCAATGGTCGAAACCGCGATCGATGAGTTCGAAACAGTGGATATCCTTGTCAACAACGCAGCGGTATGGCCCGAGGAAGAATCCATGGTTGAGGCCTCTCTTGATGATTGGAATTACACGATGGATGTCAATGTACGTTCCCAGTATCAGACATCTAAACTCATTGCTGACCACATGAAGAAGGAAGGTATTGATGGTGCGATAGTGAACGTCACAAGTCAGACGGCTGATCGGCGAAGTGGACGTGGGAGGCTCTATTCTGTTTCTAATACAGCAGTTAACGGCCTTACTTGGCGAATGGCTCATGAACTAGCAAGTGACGGCATCCGAATGAATGCTGTTTCAACCGATATTACGCACACTTCTCAAGTGCATTACCAAGCCGAACAAATCGCCGGAGACGATCCCGATCAGACTGCAGAGTCTGTTCTCAACGAATGGGGCAACGAACGGCCGATGGGGCGACTTGGCCAACCTTCCGATGTAGCCGATGGCGTCCTCTTCTTAACCAGCGATCGAGCGAGCTACGTCACCGGAACGATTCTACGCGTTAGCGGTGGTGGAAATCTCCAATAA
- a CDS encoding glycerate kinase type-2 family protein, with translation MTEYTETKVRFERSEDITSEEALALDCLEAGIEAADPNQAVQRAISIEDGSFKVGGNAYDLDRKLIVVGGGNAAGHAASALEDILGEHLDRGAVVTDKSVETDHIETLDGDHPVPSQQGMESTETVLDHAHGATADDIVIAVIAGGGSALMPAPVGKLSIDQLQTVTESLLQSGADIHEINTVRKHLSAVKGGQLARVAAPATIVSLVFSDVVGNDPSVVASGPTAPDDTTFEDALAVLERFDIDPPRTVEQYLRAGSRGDHRETPNADASCFESTSQHIIADGYTAISAAAERAEQNDYRFSILSSRIRGEAREAARSHVAIAEEVISTGHPVEPPVVLISGGETTVTVSGDGTGGPNQEFALSAGIEIDDIDITVASVDTDGLDGSTDVAGAIVNCDTVDDTSSAKQALRRNDAYPYLENAGALLSCGPTGTNVNDLRVVIVQ, from the coding sequence ATGACTGAATACACTGAGACGAAGGTCCGTTTTGAGAGGTCGGAAGATATCACGTCGGAAGAAGCGCTTGCGCTTGATTGTTTAGAAGCAGGTATCGAAGCAGCAGATCCTAATCAAGCTGTACAGCGTGCAATTTCCATCGAGGATGGCTCGTTCAAGGTCGGTGGCAATGCGTATGACCTTGATCGGAAGCTTATCGTCGTCGGTGGTGGAAACGCAGCTGGACACGCGGCTAGTGCTCTCGAAGATATCCTCGGTGAACACTTAGACCGCGGTGCTGTGGTGACGGACAAATCTGTGGAAACCGACCATATAGAAACGCTTGATGGCGATCATCCAGTTCCCAGTCAGCAGGGAATGGAAAGTACTGAAACTGTTCTCGATCACGCTCATGGGGCGACTGCGGACGATATCGTTATAGCTGTCATTGCAGGTGGCGGTAGTGCACTAATGCCTGCTCCTGTTGGGAAACTGTCTATCGATCAACTACAGACAGTCACGGAATCTCTGCTTCAAAGCGGAGCTGATATCCATGAAATAAACACCGTCAGGAAGCATCTATCGGCAGTTAAAGGTGGGCAGCTCGCGCGAGTCGCTGCACCCGCGACCATAGTCAGCCTAGTCTTCAGCGACGTCGTCGGAAACGACCCGAGTGTCGTGGCGAGCGGTCCCACGGCACCAGACGACACGACGTTCGAAGATGCCTTAGCAGTGCTCGAACGGTTCGATATCGATCCCCCTCGTACCGTCGAACAATATCTTCGTGCCGGATCAAGAGGAGACCACCGTGAAACCCCAAACGCCGACGCGTCGTGCTTCGAGTCTACTTCGCAACACATTATCGCCGACGGATACACAGCGATCTCGGCTGCCGCAGAGAGGGCAGAACAGAACGATTACCGTTTTAGTATTCTTTCTTCCCGGATTCGTGGTGAGGCCCGCGAAGCGGCGCGCTCGCACGTCGCTATTGCCGAGGAGGTGATTTCGACAGGGCATCCAGTTGAACCCCCTGTCGTGCTGATATCCGGTGGGGAAACGACTGTCACCGTCTCCGGTGATGGCACCGGTGGTCCAAATCAAGAGTTTGCTCTTTCCGCAGGCATCGAAATCGACGATATAGACATTACCGTTGCGAGCGTTGACACGGACGGACTTGATGGTTCCACGGACGTGGCCGGTGCGATTGTTAACTGTGATACTGTTGACGATACTTCCAGTGCGAAGCAAGCACTCCGACGAAACGACGCCTATCCGTATCTGGAAAACGCCGGTGCGCTTCTCTCCTGTGGCCCGACAGGTACGAACGTGAATGACCTGCGCGTGGTTATCGTTCAATAA
- a CDS encoding glycerate kinase type-2 family protein — protein MIENRDRLARTPARELAIECVEAGIDAAHPEAVLKDKFSVNENRLQIDGTTYDLHEYGDIILVGGGNVAGHVAARLETLLGDQISEGVVVTDDPVPTQHVEVVEGEYPVPNEQCMAGARRVLQLTEEADREDLVLTVVSGGGSPLLSAPVADVSLTDLQELTRLLFSEGVEVEDINVVRKHLSAIKGGKLSAAAAPANVVSLVFSDVVGNPIGAVASGPTAPDTTTFDDALRVLRQHDVNVPDRVYRHLERGSKGRVEETPKPGETIFDRVSHHVLADGMTALKAARDHAQTRGLNTLLFSSRLRGDAREIAKAHVAAAEECRVSNIPVEPPLALISGGQTTIMTPRRSDIGPNQVFALSSAIEFQQRLKTNVALASVATDGFDGFAEVGGAVVDGETGSEQQEAWDALNANDTFDYLSRRDDLVKLGTTGTNVNDIHILIVDEVDSY, from the coding sequence ATGATCGAAAACCGAGACCGACTCGCTCGCACTCCCGCAAGGGAGTTGGCGATAGAATGCGTCGAGGCGGGTATCGACGCCGCTCATCCTGAGGCAGTCCTCAAAGACAAATTCTCGGTGAATGAGAACCGACTCCAGATCGACGGAACGACTTACGACCTCCATGAGTACGGGGATATCATTCTTGTGGGGGGTGGAAACGTCGCAGGCCACGTTGCAGCAAGACTTGAAACCCTTCTCGGAGACCAGATTTCGGAAGGAGTCGTCGTCACAGATGATCCGGTCCCAACTCAGCACGTGGAAGTTGTAGAGGGAGAGTACCCCGTTCCGAACGAACAGTGCATGGCTGGTGCACGCCGAGTTCTACAATTGACCGAAGAGGCCGATAGAGAAGACCTTGTCCTGACGGTAGTCTCCGGCGGCGGCAGTCCGCTTCTCTCGGCACCAGTTGCGGATGTCTCACTCACAGATCTCCAGGAACTTACACGTCTTCTCTTTAGTGAAGGTGTAGAAGTCGAAGACATCAACGTCGTTCGTAAGCACCTTTCTGCAATCAAAGGCGGCAAACTGTCGGCCGCTGCAGCGCCTGCAAACGTAGTCAGCCTAGTCTTCAGCGACGTCGTCGGAAATCCGATCGGGGCAGTTGCAAGTGGTCCTACTGCACCCGACACGACGACGTTCGATGATGCACTCCGAGTACTGCGACAACACGACGTTAATGTCCCCGATCGCGTGTACCGACATCTTGAACGTGGCAGCAAGGGACGGGTTGAGGAGACTCCAAAACCAGGTGAGACCATTTTTGACCGTGTCTCTCACCACGTTCTCGCCGACGGAATGACGGCACTGAAAGCGGCACGCGATCACGCGCAGACCAGAGGACTCAATACGTTACTCTTTTCGTCGCGTCTACGTGGAGACGCACGCGAAATTGCCAAGGCACATGTCGCCGCTGCTGAGGAGTGCCGCGTATCGAACATCCCAGTTGAGCCCCCACTCGCGCTCATTTCCGGCGGGCAGACGACTATCATGACTCCCCGTCGCTCCGATATTGGTCCAAATCAAGTGTTCGCCCTAAGTTCTGCTATCGAATTCCAGCAGCGTCTCAAAACTAACGTCGCTCTGGCAAGTGTAGCTACCGACGGCTTCGACGGGTTTGCAGAAGTAGGTGGCGCAGTCGTTGATGGCGAAACTGGTAGTGAGCAACAAGAGGCTTGGGATGCACTCAATGCTAACGATACCTTTGATTATCTCTCCCGACGTGACGACCTCGTCAAACTCGGTACGACGGGGACAAACGTTAACGATATCCATATCCTCATCGTCGACGAAGTCGACAGTTATTGA
- a CDS encoding carbohydrate ABC transporter permease: MSVVDDIIGTGEAVDWDRRKKLKRYSLYGLLVAMSIVYFFPIYWMAKSALQPRSELYSGEVFYLPNEVTLENFNALLFDSQFLRFYLNSIIVAIGVMAVTIITSTLAGYALTRLELPFKKQIAQTTIFSYMYPPILLVMPMFLLWFSLRLTNTYVGLILAQSALTVPFSVWLMWQFFQTIPISLEESAWMYGAGRMQSFFGIALPMAKPGLVAVAIFSFAVSWNDFTMANILMQDPSLRTLPVGVLFFTESNAVDWGAILSASALIAVPPLLLVYFLQRYLLRGFQLAN; the protein is encoded by the coding sequence ATGAGCGTTGTCGACGACATCATCGGAACTGGGGAAGCAGTAGATTGGGATCGCCGGAAGAAGCTCAAGCGCTATTCACTCTATGGTCTTCTCGTAGCCATGAGTATCGTGTACTTCTTCCCGATCTACTGGATGGCCAAGTCTGCACTCCAACCTCGATCGGAACTCTACTCGGGAGAAGTATTCTACCTGCCGAACGAGGTAACGCTCGAAAACTTCAACGCACTTCTGTTCGATTCCCAGTTCCTGAGGTTCTATCTGAACAGCATCATCGTCGCGATCGGCGTAATGGCTGTCACGATCATAACCTCAACGCTGGCAGGCTACGCGTTGACCCGACTTGAACTGCCGTTCAAGAAACAGATCGCACAGACAACTATATTCTCGTATATGTATCCGCCGATCCTGCTCGTGATGCCGATGTTCCTGCTGTGGTTCTCACTTCGTCTCACAAACACGTACGTCGGACTCATTCTCGCACAGTCTGCACTCACTGTTCCGTTTAGCGTCTGGTTGATGTGGCAGTTCTTCCAGACGATACCGATCAGTCTAGAAGAGTCCGCGTGGATGTACGGCGCTGGTCGTATGCAGAGTTTCTTCGGTATCGCACTACCCATGGCGAAACCGGGGCTCGTCGCAGTCGCCATCTTCTCGTTTGCCGTTTCCTGGAATGACTTCACGATGGCGAATATCCTCATGCAGGATCCGTCGCTTCGAACACTTCCGGTTGGTGTACTCTTCTTCACAGAGTCGAACGCTGTTGACTGGGGTGCCATTCTGTCCGCAAGCGCCCTTATTGCGGTTCCTCCGCTCCTACTAGTCTACTTCCTGCAGCGGTACCTGCTACGGGGCTTCCAGCTGGCGAATTGA